One segment of Phaeacidiphilus oryzae TH49 DNA contains the following:
- a CDS encoding SDR family NAD(P)-dependent oxidoreductase, producing the protein MAMAGKTVLITGATDGLGRMLAGRLGADGARVLVHGRDTGRAEEVRREILAAGGPEPLLLTADLGSLKEVDGLADAVLGALDRLDVLVSNAGVGFGAPEAGRQLSKDGVELRFAVNYLAGYRLTRRLLPLLRRSAPARVLNMASVGQQALDFDDLMLERAYDGVDAYRRSKLAQIMSAFDLAEELRGSGVTVNALHPASLMATTMVREAGWSTMSTVEDGAEAALQLIAGPEFADTTGEYFEGPHSPTPARAKPQAYDPEARARLRQATDRLLADAGRPPIED; encoded by the coding sequence ATGGCTATGGCAGGGAAGACCGTACTGATCACCGGGGCCACCGACGGGCTCGGTCGGATGCTCGCCGGGCGGCTCGGCGCCGACGGGGCCCGGGTGCTGGTGCACGGCCGCGACACCGGCCGGGCCGAGGAGGTGCGCCGGGAGATCCTCGCGGCCGGCGGCCCGGAGCCGCTGCTGCTGACCGCCGACCTCGGTTCGCTGAAGGAGGTGGACGGGCTGGCGGACGCCGTCCTCGGCGCTCTCGACCGGCTCGACGTGCTGGTCAGCAACGCCGGTGTGGGCTTCGGCGCGCCGGAGGCCGGGCGGCAGCTCAGCAAGGACGGCGTCGAGCTCCGCTTCGCCGTCAACTACCTGGCCGGATACCGGCTGACCCGGCGCCTGCTGCCGCTGCTGCGCCGCTCGGCCCCGGCCCGGGTGCTCAACATGGCGTCGGTCGGCCAGCAGGCCCTGGACTTCGACGACCTCATGCTGGAGCGGGCGTACGACGGCGTCGACGCCTACCGCCGCAGCAAGCTGGCGCAGATCATGTCGGCCTTCGACCTGGCCGAGGAGCTGCGCGGCAGCGGGGTCACCGTGAACGCGCTGCACCCCGCCTCGCTGATGGCCACCACCATGGTCCGCGAGGCGGGCTGGTCCACCATGAGCACGGTGGAGGACGGCGCCGAGGCGGCCCTCCAGCTGATCGCCGGACCGGAGTTCGCCGACACCACCGGCGAGTACTTCGAGGGCCCGCACTCCCCCACCCCGGCCCGGGCCAAGCCCCAGGCATACGACCCGGAGGCGCGCGCCCGCCTCCGCCAGGCCACCGACCGCCTGCTCGCAGACGCCGGCCGCCCACCGATCGAGGACTGA
- a CDS encoding helix-turn-helix domain-containing protein: MWAGVGGRIRHHREALGWSQARLAREICRAAGVPPDRLGRVDVYRWETGRRRPTVWLPFVVRALGVPLYALDASAATLAELVPRSERLGGARGRERGGRRIGEGEVRDLTARVHGLRLADDVLAGGDLLGPAARELDAAVRLHGEASYSEQVGRRLLLAIGELAQIVGWIASDAGQYDRAADIYRLGVSAAREAADGTLTGQLMGTMGYQFSNTGRVRDGVTLAEGALAAAGEDAPPRARALFWDRVAWARAKAGEAGAAVRALGEAAEALDRHGAQGGGPAEPAWLYWVDAGELRVMEARCFTELHRPLKAVPLLTEVLAGYDATRARELALYLSWLAVAYADANEPEAAAGTARRVLELAAEIASERTAERARVVLAGLARYVDVPQVGRLLAEYA; the protein is encoded by the coding sequence ATGTGGGCAGGGGTCGGCGGACGGATCCGCCACCATCGGGAGGCGCTCGGCTGGAGCCAGGCGCGACTGGCGCGGGAGATCTGCCGTGCCGCGGGCGTTCCGCCGGACCGGCTCGGCCGGGTCGACGTGTACCGCTGGGAGACCGGGCGTCGCCGTCCGACGGTATGGCTGCCGTTCGTGGTCCGCGCCCTCGGCGTGCCGCTGTACGCCCTGGACGCGTCGGCCGCCACCCTCGCCGAACTGGTGCCCCGGTCCGAGCGGCTGGGCGGCGCCCGGGGACGGGAGCGCGGCGGCCGGCGGATCGGCGAGGGCGAGGTCCGGGACCTGACCGCGCGGGTGCACGGGCTGCGGCTCGCGGACGATGTGCTGGCCGGCGGCGACCTCCTCGGCCCGGCCGCGCGGGAACTCGACGCGGCCGTGCGGCTGCACGGCGAGGCCTCCTACAGCGAGCAGGTCGGCCGCCGACTGCTGCTCGCGATAGGGGAGTTGGCGCAGATCGTCGGCTGGATCGCGTCCGACGCCGGGCAGTACGACCGGGCGGCGGACATCTACCGGCTGGGCGTCTCGGCCGCGCGCGAGGCGGCCGACGGCACGCTGACCGGGCAGCTGATGGGGACGATGGGCTACCAGTTCAGCAACACCGGCCGGGTCAGGGACGGCGTCACCCTGGCCGAGGGGGCGCTGGCGGCGGCGGGTGAGGACGCCCCGCCGCGGGCGCGTGCCCTGTTCTGGGACCGGGTCGCCTGGGCTCGGGCCAAGGCAGGCGAGGCCGGCGCCGCCGTCCGGGCACTCGGCGAGGCCGCCGAGGCCCTGGACCGGCACGGCGCCCAGGGCGGGGGCCCGGCCGAGCCGGCCTGGCTGTACTGGGTGGACGCCGGCGAGCTGCGGGTGATGGAGGCCCGCTGCTTCACCGAGCTGCACCGCCCGCTGAAGGCGGTGCCGCTGCTCACCGAGGTACTCGCCGGATACGACGCCACCCGCGCCCGCGAACTGGCGCTCTACCTCTCCTGGTTGGCGGTGGCCTACGCCGACGCCAACGAACCCGAGGCGGCGGCCGGCACCGCGCGGCGGGTGCTGGAGCTGGCTGCCGAGATCGCCTCCGAGCGGACGGCGGAGCGGGCCCGGGTGGTGCTGGCCGGGCTGGCCCGGTATGTGGACGTGCCGCAGGTGGGGCGGTTGCTCGCGGAGTACGCCTAG